A region of Burkholderiales bacterium JOSHI_001 DNA encodes the following proteins:
- a CDS encoding hypothetical protein (PFAM: Domain of unknown function (DUF1508)) has protein sequence MAGWFELNKNDKGQYAFVLKAGNAEVILRSEQYESKGSAENGIASVQKNCSSDGNYDRKEASDGRFYFNLKAANHQVIGTSQMYKSASGRDDGIASVKANGSSAVVKGDA, from the coding sequence ATGGCAGGCTGGTTTGAACTCAACAAGAACGACAAGGGACAGTACGCCTTTGTCCTGAAGGCTGGCAACGCGGAAGTGATCCTTCGCAGTGAACAATACGAGAGCAAAGGCTCCGCCGAAAACGGAATCGCCTCGGTGCAAAAGAACTGCTCATCAGACGGCAACTACGACCGGAAGGAAGCCTCGGATGGTCGCTTTTACTTCAATCTGAAAGCCGCGAACCATCAGGTCATTGGCACAAGCCAGATGTACAAGTCCGCGTCCGGCCGGGACGATGGAATCGCCTCCGTCAAGGCCAACGGTTCTTCCGCAGTTGTCAAAGGCGACGCCTGA
- a CDS encoding 4Fe-4S protein (PFAM: 4Fe-4S binding domain~manually curated) has protein sequence MPDRTKNGARTLTKATECKHEPGAFRPVIDRASCEGKADCVRVCPVGVFKVGTLPKELRKGVGFKGTLKGIAHRWQQALLVKEGACEGCGKCVSACPEQAIRLQRHP, from the coding sequence ATGCCAGACCGCACGAAGAACGGAGCGCGCACATTGACGAAGGCGACCGAATGCAAACACGAACCCGGGGCCTTCAGGCCGGTGATCGATCGCGCCAGTTGCGAGGGCAAGGCAGACTGTGTTCGCGTGTGCCCTGTTGGGGTATTCAAAGTCGGAACATTGCCCAAAGAACTGCGCAAAGGCGTCGGATTCAAGGGCACCCTGAAGGGCATCGCCCATCGATGGCAGCAGGCATTGCTGGTCAAGGAAGGCGCCTGTGAAGGCTGTGGCAAGTGCGTCAGCGCTTGCCCTGAGCAGGCCATCCGTCTGCAGCGCCACCCGTAG
- a CDS encoding acetyl-CoA hydrolase (PFAM: Acetyltransferase (GNAT) family) yields the protein MSQIERSGTLDAALQQAAAQLAQARPDGATAHRPVLYLPGNAGRIDAVEQWLFAQPEAIAGCDVFQIYALGPAEGWERTVLANVGLVTPFIGPGVRHLVNAGLARNIRCNLSQVPQLFEGRWRPEVAIAHVSPPDAEGRVTLGLNAGLDIAPVRAARWKLAVVSRRMPRWHIASVDDPASGQRFDIGCAMRLDEFDAVVEIDEPLLERPMQTAQSAEASADTRAIAANVIDLLHRDAAMGPGADTLPHTLQLGIGRLPDAVADELVARGLGVAGIWSEMLSDGVLRLLRAGLIARAGRTSAGERDTPGHIATLRERIVVGFVLGSMALYEAMHDNPAFAVLPQAEVNDPALIRLNDRMASLNAALAVSLTGEVAAATLDKRYYSDVGGQFDFALGASWSRGGVAVIGLPSAVRLRDGALGSRIVATHAEGAHHTIGADLPVVVVSEQGAADLRGLHDCERVEAMLSIAHPQWRAALAKDARTLPSMQGVGAIPAQLVALRDGRHAVLRPAVRADIPAIADYIGRLSEADRFTRYMGTVSERALTDPSRMNRLYDETLDYREHAAFLIELDREVIGVSHAFRIGQGGTYEVSYSRRSDFGRQGLGTHLMHALIDWGVAAGAENFYATTYRNKNPRMRSLFDRFGFSAHADPDDYNAVSYRATVHELARQRAVRAQATAALAESARAARAPGGVADQDSALAQGA from the coding sequence ATGTCCCAGATCGAACGCAGCGGCACGCTGGACGCCGCCCTGCAGCAAGCCGCCGCGCAACTGGCGCAGGCCCGGCCGGATGGCGCCACGGCGCATCGCCCCGTTCTCTACCTGCCCGGCAACGCCGGGCGCATCGACGCCGTCGAGCAGTGGCTGTTCGCCCAGCCTGAGGCCATCGCCGGCTGCGACGTGTTCCAGATCTATGCGCTCGGCCCCGCCGAAGGCTGGGAGCGCACGGTCCTGGCCAACGTCGGCCTCGTCACACCCTTCATCGGCCCCGGCGTGCGCCACCTGGTCAACGCCGGCCTGGCCCGCAACATCCGCTGCAACCTGTCGCAGGTGCCGCAGCTCTTCGAGGGCCGCTGGCGCCCCGAAGTGGCCATCGCCCATGTCTCGCCGCCCGACGCCGAAGGCCGCGTCACGCTGGGCCTGAACGCGGGCCTGGACATCGCCCCGGTGCGCGCCGCGCGCTGGAAGCTGGCGGTGGTGAGCCGGCGCATGCCGCGTTGGCACATCGCCAGCGTCGATGACCCGGCCAGCGGCCAGCGCTTCGACATCGGCTGCGCGATGCGGCTGGACGAGTTCGATGCCGTGGTCGAGATCGACGAGCCGCTGCTCGAGCGGCCGATGCAGACGGCGCAATCCGCCGAGGCCAGCGCCGACACGCGCGCCATCGCCGCGAACGTGATCGACCTGCTGCACCGCGACGCCGCGATGGGCCCCGGTGCCGACACCCTGCCGCACACGCTGCAGCTGGGCATCGGCCGCCTGCCGGACGCCGTGGCCGATGAGCTGGTTGCGCGCGGCCTGGGCGTGGCCGGCATCTGGAGCGAGATGCTGTCCGACGGCGTGCTGCGCCTGCTGCGCGCCGGGCTGATTGCCCGCGCCGGCCGCACGTCGGCGGGCGAACGCGACACGCCAGGGCACATCGCCACGCTGCGCGAGCGCATCGTCGTCGGCTTCGTGCTCGGCTCGATGGCCCTGTACGAGGCCATGCACGACAACCCTGCCTTCGCGGTGCTGCCGCAGGCCGAGGTCAACGACCCGGCGCTGATCCGGCTGAACGACCGCATGGCCAGCCTCAATGCCGCGCTGGCGGTCAGCCTGACCGGCGAGGTGGCCGCGGCCACGCTGGACAAGCGCTACTACTCCGACGTGGGCGGCCAGTTCGACTTCGCGCTCGGGGCCTCCTGGTCGCGCGGCGGCGTGGCGGTGATCGGTCTGCCCAGCGCCGTGCGCCTGCGCGATGGCGCGTTGGGCAGCCGCATCGTCGCCACCCATGCCGAAGGCGCGCACCACACCATTGGCGCCGACCTGCCGGTGGTGGTGGTCAGCGAACAAGGCGCGGCCGACCTGCGCGGCCTGCACGACTGCGAACGCGTGGAGGCCATGCTGTCGATCGCGCACCCGCAGTGGCGCGCCGCGCTGGCCAAGGATGCGCGCACCCTGCCTTCGATGCAGGGCGTGGGCGCTATTCCCGCGCAGCTGGTCGCGCTGCGCGATGGGCGCCACGCGGTGCTGCGCCCCGCCGTGCGCGCCGACATCCCGGCCATTGCCGACTACATCGGCCGCCTGAGCGAGGCCGACCGTTTCACGCGCTACATGGGCACCGTCTCCGAACGCGCGCTGACCGACCCGTCGCGCATGAACCGCCTGTACGACGAAACGCTCGACTACCGCGAGCACGCCGCCTTCCTGATCGAGCTGGACCGCGAGGTCATCGGCGTCTCGCACGCCTTCCGCATCGGCCAGGGCGGCACCTACGAGGTCTCGTACTCGCGCCGCAGCGACTTCGGCCGCCAGGGCCTGGGCACGCACCTGATGCATGCGCTGATCGACTGGGGCGTGGCGGCCGGCGCCGAGAATTTCTACGCCACCACCTACCGCAACAAGAACCCGCGCATGCGCAGCCTGTTCGACCGCTTCGGCTTCAGCGCCCATGCCGACCCGGACGACTACAACGCGGTGAGCTACCGAGCGACCGTGCATGAACTGGCACGCCAGCGCGCAGTGCGTGCGCAGGCAACGGCCGCGCTGGCGGAATCGGCCCGTGCGGCCCGTGCACCCGGTGGCGTGGCCGACCAGGACAGTGCGCTGGCGCAGGGGGCCTGA
- a CDS encoding hypothetical protein (manually curated), whose translation MCVIAFAVSVPALAGRDTPGCVRDRLGEPVCAPPLGSIAKDMLGEVVCGTGQCRVDHLRRIVCSAQPGGAATLNRMNQVVCIGGCELASQERCQRPQPLQEQESPQR comes from the coding sequence TTGTGTGTCATCGCCTTTGCTGTTTCAGTACCCGCGCTTGCCGGGCGGGACACTCCTGGGTGTGTTCGAGACAGATTGGGCGAGCCGGTTTGTGCGCCACCCCTTGGATCAATAGCCAAAGACATGCTAGGGGAAGTTGTTTGTGGCACAGGACAATGCAGAGTCGATCATCTACGCCGCATAGTTTGTTCAGCACAACCTGGCGGTGCAGCCACTCTCAACCGCATGAACCAAGTCGTGTGCATTGGCGGGTGCGAACTGGCAAGTCAGGAGCGTTGCCAGCGGCCGCAGCCACTCCAAGAGCAAGAATCACCGCAGCGGTGA
- a CDS encoding xylose isomerase (PFAM: Xylose isomerase-like TIM barrel~TIGRFAM: xylose isomerase) gives MSKKQSDKHAAPQHGRYFTLAEPLRYEGPKFRPSAKRPLGYRWYDPKRQVLGKTMEQQLRFAVCYWHSFVWPGTDPFGGDTFQRPWHAAGGDPMAQAVHKADVAFDLFRLLNVPYFTFHDRDIAPEGATLRESNLNVRRIGEVFAKKMQDSGIGLLWGTANLFSHRRYMAGAATNPDPEVFAYAAAQVKNVLELTHELGGANYVLWGGREGYETLLNTDLQRELDQLGRFLTLVVEHKHRIGFKGAILIEPKPAEPTKHQYDHDVATVHGFLRSYGLEKEVKVNIEQNHALLAGHSFEHEISLAQALGVMGSIDMNRGDELLGWDTDQFPNNLPQMALAMYHIVKGGGFTTGGLNFDAKLRRQSIAPDDLIEGHAHAMDLCARALLVAEKMIDDGALARAVQERYAGWDGKLGRAILQGKRSLADLAAIVDKGSLEPQPVSGRQERLEALVNSYL, from the coding sequence ATGAGCAAAAAACAATCCGACAAGCACGCGGCCCCGCAGCACGGGCGCTACTTCACCCTGGCCGAGCCGTTGCGCTACGAGGGCCCGAAGTTCAGGCCTTCGGCCAAGCGCCCACTGGGCTACCGCTGGTACGACCCAAAGCGCCAGGTGCTGGGCAAGACCATGGAACAGCAGCTGCGCTTCGCGGTCTGCTACTGGCACAGTTTTGTCTGGCCGGGCACCGACCCCTTCGGCGGTGACACCTTCCAGCGTCCCTGGCATGCCGCGGGTGGCGACCCCATGGCCCAGGCGGTGCACAAGGCCGACGTGGCCTTCGATCTGTTCCGGCTGCTGAACGTGCCCTACTTCACCTTCCACGACCGCGACATCGCGCCCGAAGGCGCGACGCTGCGTGAGTCGAACCTGAACGTGCGCCGCATCGGCGAGGTCTTCGCGAAGAAGATGCAGGACAGTGGCATCGGCCTGCTCTGGGGCACGGCCAACCTGTTCAGCCACCGGCGCTACATGGCCGGCGCGGCCACCAACCCCGACCCCGAGGTCTTTGCCTATGCCGCCGCGCAGGTGAAAAACGTGCTGGAGCTGACGCACGAGCTGGGCGGAGCCAACTACGTGCTGTGGGGTGGCCGCGAAGGCTACGAGACCCTGCTGAACACCGACCTGCAGCGCGAGCTGGACCAGTTGGGCCGCTTCCTGACGCTGGTGGTCGAGCACAAGCACAGAATAGGCTTCAAGGGCGCCATCCTGATCGAGCCCAAGCCCGCCGAGCCCACCAAGCACCAGTATGACCACGACGTGGCCACGGTGCATGGCTTCCTGCGAAGCTACGGCCTGGAGAAGGAGGTCAAGGTCAACATCGAGCAGAACCACGCGCTGCTGGCCGGCCACAGCTTCGAGCACGAGATCTCGCTGGCCCAGGCGCTGGGCGTGATGGGCTCGATCGACATGAACCGCGGCGACGAGCTGCTGGGCTGGGACACCGACCAGTTCCCGAACAACCTGCCGCAGATGGCGCTGGCGATGTACCACATCGTCAAGGGCGGCGGCTTCACCACCGGAGGCCTGAACTTCGATGCCAAACTGCGCCGCCAGTCCATAGCCCCGGACGACCTGATCGAAGGCCATGCGCATGCGATGGACTTGTGCGCCCGGGCGCTGCTGGTGGCCGAGAAAATGATCGACGACGGTGCGCTGGCGCGCGCCGTGCAGGAACGCTATGCGGGCTGGGACGGTAAGCTAGGCCGTGCCATCCTGCAAGGCAAACGGTCGCTGGCGGACCTGGCTGCGATCGTCGACAAGGGCTCGCTCGAGCCGCAACCCGTGTCGGGCCGGCAGGAGCGGCTCGAGGCGCTGGTCAACAGCTATCTTTGA
- a CDS encoding putative membrane protein (PFAM: Protein of unknown function (DUF1304)) — protein sequence MSTAANVVVGLIGLLHVYILVLEMFLWDKPKGMKAFNLTPEFAAATKVLGANQGLYNGFLAAGLFWGLYLGAQGHHIKVFFLLCVLVAGLYGAATANKRILFIQSVPATLGLLLVYMAPA from the coding sequence ATGTCAACAGCAGCGAACGTCGTCGTTGGGCTCATTGGCTTGTTGCACGTCTACATCCTCGTGCTCGAGATGTTCCTGTGGGACAAGCCAAAGGGAATGAAGGCGTTCAACCTCACACCGGAGTTCGCTGCGGCAACCAAGGTCCTGGGCGCCAATCAAGGTTTGTACAACGGCTTCCTTGCCGCAGGGCTTTTTTGGGGCTTGTACCTCGGGGCACAGGGCCATCACATCAAGGTCTTCTTCCTGCTGTGCGTGCTTGTGGCCGGACTCTACGGCGCGGCGACAGCGAACAAGCGCATCCTCTTCATACAGTCCGTGCCGGCAACTCTAGGGTTGCTGCTGGTCTACATGGCTCCTGCTTGA
- a CDS encoding hypothetical protein (manually curated): MTWRREVAEEKRVFSPAVVGELLNGWLIHSHKCRDRHDVAARLYAKGQYAMGIPSLVVSTIVGTSVFSALSSKEVPALWVGILSIAAAVLAALQTFMDFGGRSDKHRSAGVKYKAAIRLLEQNRVRLIQGTEPSTEEIDSMRTLLDTLEDAAPVVMPKIYDQIERKYQDLKYVQEAVNMYSGTVK, encoded by the coding sequence ATGACATGGAGGCGCGAAGTGGCAGAAGAGAAAAGAGTCTTTTCCCCGGCAGTCGTCGGCGAGTTGTTGAATGGATGGCTCATCCACTCCCACAAATGTCGTGACAGGCACGATGTCGCAGCCCGGTTGTATGCAAAGGGTCAGTATGCAATGGGCATCCCATCATTGGTCGTGTCCACAATCGTCGGTACGTCAGTTTTCTCAGCCCTCTCCTCCAAGGAGGTTCCTGCGCTGTGGGTCGGGATTTTGAGCATCGCCGCCGCTGTACTCGCAGCACTCCAGACCTTCATGGACTTTGGTGGTCGATCAGACAAACATAGAAGTGCCGGAGTGAAGTACAAGGCCGCAATCCGACTGCTTGAGCAGAATAGAGTTCGATTGATTCAGGGTACTGAACCCTCAACGGAAGAAATCGACTCAATGCGAACGTTACTCGACACACTCGAAGACGCAGCGCCTGTTGTGATGCCCAAGATCTACGACCAGATCGAGAGAAAGTATCAAGATCTGAAGTACGTGCAAGAAGCGGTCAACATGTACTCCGGAACAGTCAAGTAA
- a CDS encoding acetyltransferase, ribosomal protein N-acetylase (PFAM: Acetyltransferase (GNAT) family~manually curated), which produces MPDSMLFPVPSSFRTSRLLLRSFIADDAEALHAALMESITELRRNLWFLSWVAEEQTLQSAAVRCRKAEANFLLRADLPYLAFESATGRLVASFGLHRTDWTVPKTEVGYWVRSSETGKGYATEGVLALVSWALNELGAKRVELVTDEQNHGSRAVAKRCGFRLEGILHNVMRAPDGGLRNSCVYAKLPSAA; this is translated from the coding sequence ATGCCGGATTCGATGCTCTTTCCCGTTCCGTCGTCGTTCAGGACGTCTCGCCTGCTCCTCAGATCCTTCATCGCGGATGACGCTGAAGCTCTTCATGCTGCCCTGATGGAATCGATCACCGAACTTCGAAGAAATCTTTGGTTCCTCTCCTGGGTCGCAGAGGAACAGACACTGCAATCGGCGGCAGTACGCTGCCGCAAGGCTGAGGCCAACTTTCTTCTTCGCGCAGACCTGCCCTACCTGGCGTTTGAGAGCGCGACCGGTCGCCTTGTTGCATCCTTTGGCCTTCATCGAACTGACTGGACAGTGCCCAAGACTGAAGTGGGCTACTGGGTCCGAAGCAGCGAAACCGGAAAGGGTTACGCAACAGAGGGCGTACTTGCTTTGGTCTCATGGGCTCTCAACGAACTGGGGGCAAAGCGGGTGGAACTGGTCACAGATGAGCAGAACCATGGTTCCAGGGCTGTCGCCAAGCGTTGTGGCTTTCGGTTGGAAGGAATCCTCCACAACGTCATGCGGGCCCCAGACGGTGGTCTCCGCAACAGCTGTGTCTATGCCAAGTTGCCGTCTGCAGCCTGA
- a CDS encoding dihydrofolate reductase (PFAM: RibD C-terminal domain), whose protein sequence is MPKLRVEGFTISLDGFGAGPRQDINNPLGVGGTSLHRWALTTRTFQKNLFGNDGGEIGIDDDFAARGFRNVGAWILGRNMFGPVRGPWPDESWRGWWGENPVYHVPVFVLTKHARAPLVMEGGTTFHFVTEGMDAALAQARAAAGDKDVRVGGGVNVIQQYLRQRLIDELHIAIAPVVLGSGERLFDGVDLPALGYECTKHQSTTLATHVVLTRQ, encoded by the coding sequence ATGCCCAAGCTTCGAGTCGAGGGTTTCACCATATCGCTTGACGGCTTCGGCGCCGGCCCACGCCAAGACATCAACAATCCACTCGGCGTGGGAGGCACCTCGCTGCACCGATGGGCCCTAACCACCCGAACGTTTCAGAAGAACCTGTTCGGGAACGACGGCGGAGAGATCGGCATTGACGACGACTTTGCCGCGCGGGGCTTCCGGAATGTGGGAGCCTGGATCCTCGGCAGGAACATGTTCGGGCCGGTTCGCGGGCCCTGGCCAGATGAAAGCTGGCGAGGATGGTGGGGCGAGAACCCCGTCTATCACGTCCCAGTGTTCGTTTTGACCAAGCATGCACGTGCGCCTTTGGTCATGGAAGGTGGAACAACTTTCCACTTCGTTACCGAAGGCATGGACGCCGCCTTAGCGCAAGCACGCGCCGCAGCCGGGGACAAGGATGTTCGCGTTGGCGGCGGAGTCAATGTCATTCAGCAATACCTTCGCCAGCGCCTGATCGACGAATTGCACATCGCCATCGCACCGGTCGTCCTTGGATCTGGCGAAAGGCTCTTTGATGGAGTGGATCTTCCCGCCTTGGGCTACGAATGCACCAAGCACCAAAGTACCACCCTGGCCACACATGTGGTTCTCACTCGGCAGTGA
- a CDS encoding ABC-type sugar transport system, periplasmic component (PFAM: Bacterial regulatory proteins, lacI family), producing the protein MRMNLPVRASLHDVARVAGVSLATVDRVLHGRAGTRARTIERVQAAVQQLGYRADPAAARLARKRSARLVFVLPAGTNSFVGMLKQQVQALLPWLAEQRASAVVQSVDVFSPQDLARHLNSLLGRCDAVVVMALDHPQVRAAIDDLVAAGTVVVTLVSDVPASKRSHFVGIDNVAAGRTAATLLGRFIGPRPGRVGIVMGSRALRDHAERLFGFEQVLAAEHAHLTLLPPIEGQDLSDRTEPLVLRLLKREPDLAGLYSIGAGNRGIQAAMAASGRTQHVVWVCHELTPHARRALLDGVADAVINQDAGHEVRSACRLALAMLSGERVLPDQERIRIDIFLKDNLP; encoded by the coding sequence ATGCGCATGAACCTGCCAGTTCGCGCCAGCCTGCACGACGTCGCACGCGTCGCCGGCGTGAGCCTGGCCACGGTGGACCGCGTGCTGCACGGCCGCGCCGGCACCCGAGCGCGCACGATCGAGCGGGTGCAGGCGGCGGTCCAGCAACTGGGCTACCGGGCCGACCCGGCTGCCGCGCGCCTGGCGCGCAAGCGCAGCGCTCGGCTTGTGTTCGTGCTGCCGGCGGGGACCAACAGCTTTGTCGGCATGCTCAAGCAGCAGGTGCAGGCCCTGCTGCCGTGGCTGGCCGAGCAGCGCGCCAGTGCGGTGGTGCAGTCGGTGGACGTGTTCTCGCCACAGGACCTGGCGCGGCACCTGAACAGCCTGCTGGGTCGCTGCGATGCCGTGGTGGTGATGGCGCTGGACCACCCCCAGGTGCGAGCCGCCATTGACGACCTGGTGGCGGCCGGCACCGTGGTGGTGACCCTGGTCTCCGACGTTCCAGCCTCGAAGCGCAGCCATTTCGTCGGTATCGACAACGTGGCCGCAGGCCGCACCGCGGCCACGCTGCTGGGCCGCTTCATCGGGCCCCGGCCGGGGCGGGTGGGCATCGTGATGGGCAGCCGCGCGCTGCGCGACCACGCCGAGCGGCTGTTCGGCTTCGAACAGGTGCTGGCGGCCGAACACGCACACCTGACGCTGCTGCCGCCCATCGAGGGGCAGGACCTGTCCGACCGCACCGAGCCGCTGGTGCTGCGGCTGCTCAAGCGCGAACCCGATCTGGCCGGGCTGTACAGCATCGGCGCCGGCAACCGCGGCATCCAGGCCGCGATGGCCGCCAGCGGTCGCACCCAGCACGTGGTCTGGGTCTGCCACGAACTGACGCCGCATGCACGCCGTGCGCTGCTGGACGGCGTGGCCGATGCCGTCATCAACCAGGACGCGGGCCATGAGGTGCGCTCCGCATGCCGCTTGGCGCTGGCCATGCTGTCCGGCGAGCGCGTGCTGCCCGACCAGGAACGCATCCGAATCGACATCTTCCTGAAGGACAACCTGCCGTGA
- a CDS encoding D-xylose ABC transporter, substrate-binding protein (PFAM: family~TIGRFAM: D-xylose ABC transporter, substrate-binding protein): MNIKPILAAALLASFGTVAMAQTVGVSWSNFQEERWKTDEKAIKDQLAKLGGSYVSADAGGSAEKQLADIDGLIAKGAKALVILAMDKDAIVPALAKAKAKNIPVVAYDRLIEAPGVFYITFDNKEVGRLQARAVLAAKPKGNYVMIKGSPTDPNANFLRAGQQEVLDAAIKKGDIKIVGEEYTDGWKPEVAQKNMEQILTKNNNKVDAVVASNDGMAGGVVAALSARGLKGVPVSGQDGDFAALNRVALGTQTVSVWKDARDLGREAAIAAVSLAKGEKVKGAVKWADGEKKVPMDAIFLKALPVTQANLDAVIKAGHISKDEVCKGVNKASAPAACK; the protein is encoded by the coding sequence ATGAACATCAAGCCCATCCTCGCCGCTGCCTTGCTGGCCAGCTTCGGCACCGTCGCCATGGCCCAGACCGTTGGCGTCAGCTGGTCCAACTTCCAGGAAGAGCGCTGGAAAACCGACGAGAAGGCGATCAAGGACCAACTGGCCAAGCTGGGCGGCAGCTACGTCAGCGCCGACGCTGGCGGCTCGGCCGAGAAGCAGTTGGCCGACATCGACGGCCTGATCGCCAAGGGCGCCAAGGCGCTGGTGATCCTGGCGATGGACAAGGACGCCATCGTTCCGGCGCTGGCCAAGGCCAAGGCCAAGAACATCCCGGTGGTGGCCTACGACCGCCTGATCGAGGCGCCGGGCGTGTTCTACATCACCTTCGACAACAAGGAAGTCGGCCGCTTGCAGGCCCGCGCAGTGCTGGCCGCCAAGCCCAAGGGCAATTACGTGATGATCAAGGGCTCGCCCACCGACCCGAACGCCAACTTCCTGCGTGCGGGCCAGCAGGAGGTGCTGGACGCCGCCATCAAGAAGGGCGACATCAAGATCGTGGGCGAGGAATACACCGACGGCTGGAAGCCCGAGGTGGCCCAGAAGAACATGGAGCAGATCCTCACCAAGAACAACAACAAGGTGGACGCCGTGGTGGCCTCCAACGACGGCATGGCCGGCGGCGTGGTGGCGGCGCTGTCCGCACGGGGCCTGAAGGGCGTCCCGGTGTCGGGCCAGGACGGCGACTTCGCCGCGCTGAACCGCGTGGCGCTGGGCACCCAGACGGTGTCGGTGTGGAAGGACGCGCGCGACCTGGGCCGCGAGGCTGCCATCGCCGCCGTGTCGCTGGCCAAGGGCGAGAAGGTCAAGGGCGCGGTGAAGTGGGCCGACGGTGAAAAGAAGGTGCCGATGGACGCCATCTTCCTGAAGGCCCTGCCGGTGACCCAGGCCAACCTGGACGCCGTGATCAAGGCCGGCCACATCAGCAAGGACGAGGTCTGCAAGGGGGTCAACAAGGCCAGCGCGCCGGCCGCCTGCAAGTAA
- a CDS encoding putative permease (PFAM: Sulfite exporter TauE/SafE), which produces MEPHWGLIVVGAACAGFEQGLSGFGFSLVALSFWAWALDPKLAAVLAVFGGLTGQLLAAFTVRRGFDWTRVAPFIVGGLLGLPLGLWLLPRIDAVAFRGFVGALLALWCPLMLLAPRLPHLQVGGRVADGLAGAVGGLMGPLGGFTGAVPTLWCTLRGYERDAQRAVIQNFNLAMLATTMATYFGAGMLSRAMLPAMALVALSLLLPALVGMKVYVGISPQLFRRLVLVLLTASGFAMLASTVLR; this is translated from the coding sequence ATGGAACCGCATTGGGGCTTGATCGTTGTCGGTGCCGCCTGCGCCGGCTTCGAGCAAGGCCTGTCGGGTTTCGGATTCAGCCTGGTCGCGCTCAGCTTCTGGGCCTGGGCTCTCGACCCGAAACTTGCCGCGGTGCTGGCGGTGTTTGGCGGTTTGACGGGGCAGCTGCTCGCCGCCTTCACGGTGCGGCGCGGGTTCGACTGGACGCGCGTCGCGCCCTTCATCGTCGGCGGGCTGCTCGGGCTGCCGCTCGGGCTGTGGCTGCTGCCGCGCATCGACGCGGTGGCATTCCGCGGCTTCGTCGGTGCGCTGCTCGCGCTGTGGTGCCCGCTCATGCTGCTGGCGCCGCGGCTGCCTCACCTCCAGGTGGGCGGCCGTGTCGCCGACGGCCTGGCCGGTGCGGTCGGCGGGCTGATGGGCCCGCTTGGCGGCTTCACCGGTGCGGTGCCGACGCTTTGGTGCACGCTGCGCGGCTACGAGCGCGACGCACAGCGCGCGGTGATCCAGAATTTCAATCTGGCGATGCTCGCCACCACGATGGCGACGTACTTCGGGGCCGGCATGCTGTCCCGCGCGATGCTGCCTGCCATGGCGCTGGTGGCGCTGTCGCTGCTGCTGCCGGCCCTGGTTGGCATGAAGGTCTACGTGGGCATCAGTCCGCAGCTGTTTCGCCGCCTCGTGTTGGTGCTGCTGACGGCGTCGGGCTTCGCGATGCTCGCGAGCACAGTGCTGCGCTGA